One genomic region from Argentina anserina chromosome 2, drPotAnse1.1, whole genome shotgun sequence encodes:
- the LOC126782575 gene encoding uncharacterized protein LOC126782575, whose protein sequence is MYELLIPVVIAEAVVASLMLLKIGPLRELVLKILDQLKVGSGPVTLIGIAGTMGVILLSRFISIIKMQNKGEKLGTMSPMDQVLYRTHILEASLMSFAVFLGFIIDRTHDYLTKLDGLTSTEEEVERLQKEKAQLTEKEEKSSKEIKQLQDIVATLSENLKKLKLECVEKDKAVETAESHVTSLQKQAADLLLEYDHLLEDNQKLQAQFAGHKR, encoded by the exons ATGTATGAGTTGTTGATCCCGGTTGTGATTGCTGAGGCAGTTGTGGCATCTCTTATGTTGCTCAAGATTGGGCCATTGAGAGAGCTTGTGTTGAAGATTCTGGATCAGCTCAAAGTGGGTAGCGGCCCAGTCACTCTCATTGGCATTGCTGGCACCATGGGTGTGATTCTCCTATCAAGATTCATTAGCATTATCAAGATGCAGAACAAAGGTGAAAAGCTTGGGACCATGTCACCCATGGATCAGGTTCTATATAGAACACACATCCTTGAAGCTTCATTAATGT cttTTGCTGTATTTCTTGGATTCATAATTGATCGGACGCACGATTATCTTACAAAGCTTGATGGGTTGACCAGTACAGAAGAAGAAGTTGAGAGGCTTCAGAAAGAAAAGGCGCAGCTTACTGAAAAGGAAGAGAAGTCTTCCAAGGAAATCAAGCAGCTGCAAGACATAGTTGCAACTCTATCAGAGAATTTGAAGAAGCTGAAGTTGGAGTGCGTGGAGAAAGATAAAGCTGTTGAAACTGCTGAATCCCATGTCACATCGCTCCAGAAACAAGCTGCAGATCTACTTCTTGAGTACGACCATTTGTTAGAAGACAACCAAAAACTTCAGGCTCAGTTTGCAGGACATAAGAGATGA
- the LOC126782574 gene encoding putative pentatricopeptide repeat-containing protein At3g25060, mitochondrial, translated as MSLIPWPNRLKNFLLSCKHKPTIAKIHALMIVTGAVTNSNSTAPLIASYASIGHTETARKVFDELPQRTLRAWNAMIIAYSRQHCPSQALSLYSDMITAGVRPDSSTFTVALKACAGMVDLKMGEEVWFAAARCGYEGDVFVGSSVLNLYAKCGKMDEAVAVFDRMPRRDLVCCTTMITGFLQSERPVEAVELYRRMQDEGMEFDGVVMMGLMQACASLGDLRLGLSVHGYMIRRGVPMDVIVQTSLVDMYAKCGHLELASCVFNKMSYKNAVSWGALISGFAQNGFAAQALETVVEMQSFGFEPDSASLVSSLLACSQVGLLKLGKSIHGYILKRVEIGQVCGTAVIDMYSKCGSLSYARALFDQMISRDLISWNAMIASYGIHGCGDEALALFCQMTETNLKPDHATFASLLSAFSHSGLVEKGLHWFDVMVTKYKMPPGEKHYACMVDLLARSGRVEEASELIASMNTEPRLPVWVALLAGCHNHRKLSVGEIAAKKVLEFNPDDMGVYALVSNFYAMARRWEGVASMKKIMNQTGVKKVPGYSVVEVDGELHAFLMQDTSHQHHEDIVLLLKKLYYEMRAMGYVPKSELSFGEAHSSEQIKLNKLS; from the coding sequence ATGAGTTTGATTCCATGGCCAAACCGTCTCAAGAATTTTCTTTTGTCctgcaaacacaaacccacCATAGCCAAAATCCACGCCCTTATGATAGTGACGGGTGCTGTAACCAATTCCAACTCCACCGCACCACTTATAGCTTCCTACGCAAGCATCGGCCACACCGAAACCGCCCGCAAGGTGTTCGACGAATTGCCTCAGAGGACCTTACGTGCGTGGAATGCCATGATCATTGCGTATTCTCGTCAGCATTGCCCGTCTCAAGCTCTGAGTTTGTATTCTGATATGATAACCGCGGGGGTTAGACCGGACAGCTCTACGTTTACTGTTGCCCTCAAGGCGTGTGCAGGCATGGTGGACTTGAAAATGGGTGAAGAGGTCTGGTTCGCGGCAGCGCGTTGCGGCTACGAGGGTGATGTGTTTGTGGGGAGTTCTGTTTTGAACTTGTATGCGAAATGTGGGAAGATGGATGAGGCTGTGGCCGTTTTCGACAGGATGCCTAGGAGGGATCTTGTTTGTTGTACGACAATGATCACGGGGTTTTTGCAGAGTGAGAGGCCGGTGGAGGCAGTTGAGTTGTATAGGAGGATGCAAGATGAAGGAATGGAGTTTGATGGGGTTGTGATGATGGGGCTGATGCAGGCTTGTGCTAGTCTAGGAGACTTGAGGTTGGGGCTTTCGGTTCATGGTTATATGATTCGGAGAGGTGTTCCTATGGATGTTATAGTTCAGACAAGCCTTGTGGATATGTATGCTAAGTGTGGACATTTGGAGCTGGCTTCTTGTGTGTTCAATAAGATGTCTTATAAGAATGCAGTTTCTTGGGGTGCTTTGATTTCTGGCTTTGCTCAAAATGGTTTTGCAGCTCAGGCACTTGAGACGGTGGTAGAGATGCAGAGTTTTGGCTTCGAGCCTGATTCAGCATCTCTTGTGAGCTCACTTCTAGCATGTTCACAAGTCGGGCTGTTGAAATTGGGTAAATCCATTCATGGATATATTTTGAAAAGGGTCGAGATTGGTCAGGTTTGCGGTACTGCAGTCATTGACATGTATTCTAAATGTGGTTCCCTTTCATACGCTCGTGCTCTCTTTGATCAGATGATCTCCAGAGACTTGATCTCTTGGAATGCTATGATTGCCAGCTATGGGATACATGGGTGTGGAGATGAAGCTCTAGCACTCTTCTGCCAGATGACAGAGACAAACCTAAAGCCTGATCATGCTACTTTTGCTTCTCTTCTATCGGCTTTCAGTCACTCTGGTCTCGTAGAAAAAGGGTTGCATTGGTTTGATGTCATGGTCACTAAGTATAAGATGCCTCCAGGGGAAAAGCATTATGCTTGTATGGTTGATCTGCTGGCTCGTTCTGGACGAGTTGAAGAGGCTAGTGAGCTAATAGCTTCTATGAACACCGAACCAAGACTTCCTGTCTGGGTTGCTCTCCTTGCAGGTTGCCACAATCATCGGAAATTGTCTGTGGGAGAGATTGCAGCAAAGAAGGTCCTCGAGTTCAATCCAGATGACATGGGAGTTTATGCTTTGGTCTCAAACTTCTACGCCATGGCAAGGAGGTGGGAAGGTGTAGCAAGTATGAAGAAGATCATGAATCAGACCGGAGTAAAGAAAGTACCAGGCTACAGTGTAGTGGAAGTGGATGGGGAACTCCATGCTTTTCTCATGCAAGATACAAGTCACCAGCACCATGAAGATATTGTGCTACTTTTGAAAAAGTTGTATTATGAAATGAGAGCTATGGGATATGTCCCAAAATCTGAGCTTAGTTTTGGGGAGGCACATTCTTCAGAGCAAATAAAATTGAATAAATTATCTTAA
- the LOC126782608 gene encoding uncharacterized protein LOC126782608 has translation MAEITEPLISANQPPQPNGPPPDFDPETMRKTKPGLKRLIITVSVLFSFILGVPLIYKSVEIYRAPLPFLEIDSLSSEIDSTPLLFPCRFQAILLGFGSKSSTASLESSILLQMTKLTLQTPPCGTCSPNRTVSVLLGAPISGVDFDADDEAVDEALEAAVGAGYGSGGGGEVYTVVVVNRGGEEVRGVVGKYRHAWIVGRVEEEEAAAMAAEVFVRVFVNGGKEEGLIHGEFMPVGADGTLVLSFNLLNADPRDWIYDWDFQTVEVTLLTPIIEAMKPVANISVESQVLYHVPKSSLSYWDDKWNSYVFETKDLPFFVNSNEWHLDTSVAAGGRSKMLHFVVYVPSAKECPLLLQLPNGQISKTNSFISPMWGGVIVLNPQTCRKDSESKHPSRHTILHEDLQKVFEVFMGQFRQLFSFKSDNLYVGASGTYNLLPSERGFTVWELDVLSRMHTCFNLHSCATTLGSLSRLVQSLPRMIIKDEIGKQVKYSLEAAKLAQSNASVGVYDASAVSSRQARSLAEDAFFHPSIMSVSYYSFEHCFAVYSPFFLPVSMHVILAALREWRRYKKENKKYLAWRAKMQDAS, from the exons ATGGCGGAAATCACCGAACCTCTCATCTCTGCAAATCAACCACCTCAACCAAACGGGCCACCTCCAGACTTCGATCCCGAAACCATGCGCAAAACCAAGCCCGGCCTCAAGCGCCTCATCATAACCGTCTCAgtcctcttctccttcattctag GCGTGCCGTTGATATACAAATCGGTAGAAATTTACCGCGCGCCATTACCGTTCCTGGAAATTGATTCACTCTCATCCGAAATCGACTCGACTCCGCTTCTATTCCCATGTCGATTCCAAGCCATCCTCCTCGGCTTCGGCTCCAAATCCTCCACCGCCTCTCTCGAATCTTCCATTCTTCTCCAAATGACCAAACTGACCCTGCAGACGCCTCCATGCGGCACCTGCAGCCCCAACCGCACCGTCTCTGTCCTCCTGGGCGCTCCAATCTCCGGCGTTGATTTCGACGCCGACGATGAGGCTGTGGACGAGGCTCTGGAGGCTGCGGTCGGGGCCGGTTATGGCTCCGGCGGAGGAGGGGAGGTGTAtacggtggtggtggtgaataGGGGCGGGGAGGAGGTTAGAGGCGTGGTGGGGAAGTATAGGCATGCTTGGATTGTTGGGAGggttgaggaggaggaggcggcgGCCATGGCGGCGGAGGTGTTTGTCAGAGTGTTTGTGAATGGTGGGAAGGAGGAAGGGTTGATTCACGGCGAGTTTATGCCAGTTGGTGCTGATGGAACTCTTGTTCTCTCGTTTAATTTGCTTAATGCTGATCCTCGAGATTGGATTTATGATTG GGACTTTCAGACAGTAGAGGTGACTCTGTTGACTCCAATAATTGAGGCTATGAAACCAGTAGCAAACATAAGTGTGGAAAGTCAG GTGTTATACCATGTGCCAAAGTCCTCATTGTCTTACTGGGATGACAAGTGGAACAGTTACGTATTTGAAACCAAGGATCTTCCTTTCTTT GTTAATTCGAACGAATGGCACCTGGATACATCCGTTGCAGCTGGTGGGAGGTCAAAGATGTTGCACTTTGTGGT GTATGTACCGTCTGCAAAGGAGTGCCCTCTTCTTTTACAGCTTCCAAACGGGCAAATTTCCAAGACTAATAGCTTTATATCTCCA ATGTGGGGAGGTGTTATTGTGTTGAACCCCCAAACATGCAGAAAGGATTCAGAAAGTAAGCATCCTTCTAGGCATACAATCTTGCATGAG GATCTGCAGAAGGtgtttgaagttttcatggggCAGTTCCGCCAACTTTTTAGTTTTAAGTCTGATAACCTGTATGTTGGGGCTTCAGGGACATACAACCTATTACCTAGCGAAAGAGGCTTCACAGTATG GGAATTGGATGTTTTGTCACGCATGCATACGTGCTTCAATCTCCATTCATGTGCCACAACCCTTGGGTCTCTCTCCAGATTG GTTCAATCATTGCCGAGGATGATTATAAAAGATGAGATTGGAAAGCAG GTGAAGTATTCTCTGGAGGCAGCAAAGTTGGCTCAAAGTAATGCCTCTGTCGGTGTTTATGATGCTTCTGCTG tGTCCTCTAGGCAAGCAAGGTCTCTAGCAGAGGATGCCTTTTTTCATCCATCGATCATGTCGGTCAGCTACTACTCGTTTGAGCATTGTTTCGCCGTCTACTCG CCTTTCTTTCTGCCAGTTTCGATGCATGTTATATTGGCGGCTCTAAGAGAATGGAGAAgatacaaaaaagaaaataagaagtaCTTGGCTTGGAGGGCCAAAATGCAGGATGCATCTTAA
- the LOC126783435 gene encoding RPM1-interacting protein 4, with protein sequence MAQRSHVPKFGNWEGEENVPYTAYFDKARKGRTGPGGKMINPNDPQENPDILNDSSSVSSSPPRVKAEPVRQNHERGRSREDIDQRQYANSPAHRENLSRRSSGESTNQPGRGRGTSSGETHRRTTRQSAGSEQSIERSPLHRQARASGRDSPSWEGKPSYDSSHGTPGRSRLKPRDESPDKGAAVPKFGEWDENNPASADGFTHIFNKVREEKAGKVPGTPPEASYHTTRKPAGSDSAKSCCFPWSRK encoded by the exons ATGGCA CAACGCTCTCATGTACCAAAGTTTGGCAATTGGGAAGGTGAAGAAAATGTTCCCTACACAGCCTATTTTGATAAGGCCCGAAAGGGTCGAACTGGGCCTGGGGGAAAGATGATCAATCCTAATGACCCCCAAGAGAACCCCGATATCCTTAATGATTCGTCTTCAGTCTCATCATCACCTCCCAGAGTCAAAGCTGAACCAGTAAGACAAAATCATGAACGGGGAAGAAGCAGGGAGGATATTGACCAAAGGCAATATGCCAACTCTCCAGCACATCGCGAGAATCTGAGTCGCAGATCTTCTGGTGAATCAACAAATCAACCTGGTAGAGGACGTGGAACAAGCTCTGGTGAAACTCATCGAAGAACTACACGACAAAGTGCTGGCTCTGAACAAAGCATTGAACGTTCACCTCTCCATCGTCAGGCTAGGGCCTCAGGGAGAGATTCTCCCTCCTGGGAGGGAAAGCCTTCATATGATAGTAGCCATGGCACTCCTGGGAGATCCCGTCTTAAGCCTCGTGATGAAAGT CCTGACAAAGGAGCTGCTGTCCCGAAATTCGGTGAGTGGGATGAGAACAACCCTGCATCCGCTGATGGTTTCACTCACATTTTTAACAAAGTGAGGGAGGAGAAGGCAGGAAAAGTTCCCGGCACACCACCTGAGGCATCTTACCACACTACACGGAAGCCTGCTGGCAGTGATAGTGCTAAG AGTTGCTGCTTTCCATGGAGCAGAAAATGA